The following proteins come from a genomic window of Dermacentor albipictus isolate Rhodes 1998 colony chromosome 8, USDA_Dalb.pri_finalv2, whole genome shotgun sequence:
- the LOC139049082 gene encoding uncharacterized protein isoform X2: protein MKKLTPGPQPAARKLIPEPASPVSLEGIHWSSMSCSEPEPDTCTMSHSPPLSDFSYGSDAGYVQLPLPDCNMGRPLVYLGSFLGLLCAVGGVATATFVLAGGPHVRAALEEVAGLDRADSDMNIELGAAARITAVPARMPSPKPGRAAPKREQWSSRRRSSATTRASLDDYDEDSMNVAYNDDEEDLPSAYEMRRYADELMRHSNEFAKFRTTPTPTSPASEARQARKKGAATGTLPPIWRDRQATALTSGTAGHVMTPPPRTPFSASQGADASGSNTKAVGSERPLTTSSDTKASSATTETQSGGKVKSIETGGVGTDVNPDVTASNRPRGLLAALPLPTKAHGPGPRSLLCLVEGGVVRPGPPLHECSHLILGDQVFDFMQRVIRPPRRGSGGRAPLPMTTAAMAEQVRALRSESAPGLRLLVGLRPLDVENTYVHLWSNRSGLAASANLAYEWVRRAGLDGIALTNLVVGRHTVDAYVNFLKRLRALFREDYLIVFGFFHRESHEHDHAYTENAIRTIVRLCSFTVFEAHDVRPRPCRSFVMNALDGYRYAISNATIMSSLAVIRRLGVPRDQTCVSMSLAVMRFLMYDRPRRFGQVCHNYFPESYSMVAALVRSSGIPCVAVYNVELDDATGSCDSETPYSRLTAVATALRGATIAKQTTAVSKSTPRKGAVGPSETTVSRHRHKVRKRVLVAVKRRRH, encoded by the exons ATGAAGAAGCTCACGCCGGGTCCTCAACCTGCTG CGCGAAAGTTGATCCCGGAACCGGCCAGCCCGGTGTCGTTGGAGGGCATACACTGGTCCAGCATGTCCTGCTCCGAGCCGGAACCCGACACGTGCACGATGTCGCACTCGCCGCCCTTGTCCGACTTCTCCTACGGCAGCGACGCCGGATACGT CCAGCTGCCTTTGCCGGACTGCAACATGGGCCGTCCTCTGGTCTACCTGGGCAGCTTCCTAGGCCTGCTGTGCGCCGTCGGAGGCGTTGCCACGGCAACCTTCGTACTCGCAGGCGGACCGCACG TGAGAGCGGCACTCGAGGAGGTGGCAGGCCTTGACAGAGCAG ATTCTGACATGAATATCGAGCTCGGCGCCGCAGCTCGAATCACGGCTGTGCCAGCCCGGATGCCATCGCCAAAGCCAG GTCGCGCGGCTCCTAAGAGAGAGCAGTGGTCATCGCGTCGCAGGAGCAGTGCTACAACCAGAG CGTCGCTGGACGATTACGATGAAGACAGCATGAATGTGGCTTACA acgacgacgaagaggacTTGCCCAGCGCTTACGAGATGCGCAGATACG CGGACGAACTGATGCGACACTCTAACG AGTTCGCCAAGTTCCGGAccacgccgacgccgacgtcgCCAGCGTCAGAGGCCAGACAAGCGAGAAAGAAGGGCGCCGCGACGGGGACCCTTCCGCCCATCTGGCGAGACCGGCAGGCGACCGCCCTGACGTCGGGCACGGCCGGTCACGTGATGACGCCGCCACCAcggacgccattttcagccagtCAGG gAGCTGACGCGTCCGGCTCCAACACCAAAGCCGTAGGCAGCGAGCGCCCTCTCACTACCAGCAGCGACACGAAAGCGTCGTCTGCAACGACAGAGACGCAAAGCGGCGGCAAAGTGAAGAGCATCGAGACGGGAGGAGTCGGCACTGACGTCAACCCTGACGTCACCGCCAGCAACCGCCCCCGAGGTCTTTTAGCGGCCCTGCCCCTACCAACCAAGGCGCACGGGCCAG GACCACGTTCCCTGCTCTGCCTGGTGGAAGGTGGTGTCGTGCGTCCGGGACCCCCGCTTCACGAGTGCTCGCACTTGATACTCGGCGACCAGGTCTTCGACTTCATGCAAAGGGTCATCAGGCCGCCCAGGAGAG GTTCCGGCGGCCGCGCACCGCTGCCCATGACCACGGCAGCGATGGCCGAGCAGGTGCGGGCACTGCGCTCCGAGTCCGCTCCGGGCCTCCGGCTCCTCGTCGGCCTGCGCCCGCTGGACGTGGAGAACACGTACGTGCACCTCTGGTCCAACCGGTCGGGCCTGGCGGCGTCGGCCAACCTGGCCTACGAGTGGGTCCGTCGCGCCGGCCTGGACGGCATCGCCCTCACCAACCTGGTCGTGGGACGCCACACCGTCGACGCGTACGTGAACTTCCTCAAG CGGCTGCGCGCGCTCTTTCGCGAGGACTACCTCATCGTGTTCGGCTTCTTCCACCGGGAGAGTCACGAGCACGACCACGCCTACACCGAGAACGCCATCCGCACCATCGTCAG GCTGTGCAGCTTCACCGTGTTCGAGGCTCACGACGTGCGGCCACGACCATGCCGCTCCTTCGTGATGAACGCCCTGGACGGGTACCGGTACGCCATCTCCAACGCAACCATC ATGTCGTCGCTGGCCGTGATTCGACGCCTGGGCGTGCCACGTGACCAGACGTGCGTGTCCATGAGCCTGGCCGTGATGCGCTTCCTGATGTACGACCGGCCGAGGCGCTTCGGGCAGGTCTGCCACAACTACTTCCCCGAGTCGTACTCCATG GTAGCGGCGCTCGTCCGCAGTTCCGGCATCCCTTGCGTCGCCGTCTACAACGTCGAGCTGGACGACGCCACCGGCAGCTGCGACTCCGAGACGCCCTACTCGAGGCTTACCGCGGTGGCCACCGCGTTACGCGGCGCGACGATCGCGAAGCAGACCACCGCGGTGTCGAAATCCACGCCGCGCAAGGGGGCCGTCGGGCCGTCGGAGACGACTGTGTCGAGGCACCGCcacaaagtgcgcaaacgagtcTTGGTGGCCGTTAAAAGGCGGCGCCACTAG
- the LOC139049082 gene encoding uncharacterized protein isoform X1: MKKLTPGPQPAARKLIPEPASPVSLEGIHWSSMSCSEPEPDTCTMSHSPPLSDFSYGSDAGYVQLPLPDCNMGRPLVYLGSFLGLLCAVGGVATATFVLAGGPHVRAALEEVAGLDRADSDMNIELGAAARITAVPARMPSPKPGRAAPKREQWSSRRRSSATTRASLDDYDEDSMNVAYNDDEEDLPSAYEMRRYADELMRHSNEFAKFRTTPTPTSPASEARQARKKGAATGTLPPIWRDRQATALTSGTAGHVMTPPPRTPFSASQGADASGSNTKAVGSERPLTTSSDTKASSATTETQSGGKVKSIETGGVGTDVNPDVTASNRPRGLLAALPLPTKAHGPGPRSLLCLVEGGVVRPGPPLHECSHLILGDQVFDFMQRVIRPPRRGSGGRAPLPMTTAAMAEQVRALRSESAPGLRLLVGLRPLDVENTYVHLWSNRSGLAASANLAYEWVRRAGLDGIALTNLVVGRHTVDAYVNFLKRLRALFREDYLIVFGFFHRESHEHDHAYTENAIRTIVRLCSFTVFEAHDVRPRPCRSFVMNALDGYRYAISNATIMSSLAVIRRLGVPRDQTCVSMSLAVMRFLMYDRPRRFGQVCHNYFPESYSMHCREWTEIRYERGAVANTALVHRRAVAVAEIMDSFDNETTLARKVAALVRSSGIPCVAVYNVELDDATGSCDSETPYSRLTAVATALRGATIAKQTTAVSKSTPRKGAVGPSETTVSRHRHKVRKRVLVAVKRRRH; the protein is encoded by the exons ATGAAGAAGCTCACGCCGGGTCCTCAACCTGCTG CGCGAAAGTTGATCCCGGAACCGGCCAGCCCGGTGTCGTTGGAGGGCATACACTGGTCCAGCATGTCCTGCTCCGAGCCGGAACCCGACACGTGCACGATGTCGCACTCGCCGCCCTTGTCCGACTTCTCCTACGGCAGCGACGCCGGATACGT CCAGCTGCCTTTGCCGGACTGCAACATGGGCCGTCCTCTGGTCTACCTGGGCAGCTTCCTAGGCCTGCTGTGCGCCGTCGGAGGCGTTGCCACGGCAACCTTCGTACTCGCAGGCGGACCGCACG TGAGAGCGGCACTCGAGGAGGTGGCAGGCCTTGACAGAGCAG ATTCTGACATGAATATCGAGCTCGGCGCCGCAGCTCGAATCACGGCTGTGCCAGCCCGGATGCCATCGCCAAAGCCAG GTCGCGCGGCTCCTAAGAGAGAGCAGTGGTCATCGCGTCGCAGGAGCAGTGCTACAACCAGAG CGTCGCTGGACGATTACGATGAAGACAGCATGAATGTGGCTTACA acgacgacgaagaggacTTGCCCAGCGCTTACGAGATGCGCAGATACG CGGACGAACTGATGCGACACTCTAACG AGTTCGCCAAGTTCCGGAccacgccgacgccgacgtcgCCAGCGTCAGAGGCCAGACAAGCGAGAAAGAAGGGCGCCGCGACGGGGACCCTTCCGCCCATCTGGCGAGACCGGCAGGCGACCGCCCTGACGTCGGGCACGGCCGGTCACGTGATGACGCCGCCACCAcggacgccattttcagccagtCAGG gAGCTGACGCGTCCGGCTCCAACACCAAAGCCGTAGGCAGCGAGCGCCCTCTCACTACCAGCAGCGACACGAAAGCGTCGTCTGCAACGACAGAGACGCAAAGCGGCGGCAAAGTGAAGAGCATCGAGACGGGAGGAGTCGGCACTGACGTCAACCCTGACGTCACCGCCAGCAACCGCCCCCGAGGTCTTTTAGCGGCCCTGCCCCTACCAACCAAGGCGCACGGGCCAG GACCACGTTCCCTGCTCTGCCTGGTGGAAGGTGGTGTCGTGCGTCCGGGACCCCCGCTTCACGAGTGCTCGCACTTGATACTCGGCGACCAGGTCTTCGACTTCATGCAAAGGGTCATCAGGCCGCCCAGGAGAG GTTCCGGCGGCCGCGCACCGCTGCCCATGACCACGGCAGCGATGGCCGAGCAGGTGCGGGCACTGCGCTCCGAGTCCGCTCCGGGCCTCCGGCTCCTCGTCGGCCTGCGCCCGCTGGACGTGGAGAACACGTACGTGCACCTCTGGTCCAACCGGTCGGGCCTGGCGGCGTCGGCCAACCTGGCCTACGAGTGGGTCCGTCGCGCCGGCCTGGACGGCATCGCCCTCACCAACCTGGTCGTGGGACGCCACACCGTCGACGCGTACGTGAACTTCCTCAAG CGGCTGCGCGCGCTCTTTCGCGAGGACTACCTCATCGTGTTCGGCTTCTTCCACCGGGAGAGTCACGAGCACGACCACGCCTACACCGAGAACGCCATCCGCACCATCGTCAG GCTGTGCAGCTTCACCGTGTTCGAGGCTCACGACGTGCGGCCACGACCATGCCGCTCCTTCGTGATGAACGCCCTGGACGGGTACCGGTACGCCATCTCCAACGCAACCATC ATGTCGTCGCTGGCCGTGATTCGACGCCTGGGCGTGCCACGTGACCAGACGTGCGTGTCCATGAGCCTGGCCGTGATGCGCTTCCTGATGTACGACCGGCCGAGGCGCTTCGGGCAGGTCTGCCACAACTACTTCCCCGAGTCGTACTCCATG CACTGTCGCGAGTGGACCGAGATACGGTACGAGCGGGGCGCCGTGGCCAACACGGCGCTGGTGCACCGGCGAGCCGTGGCCGTCGCCGAGATCATGGACAGCTTCGACAACGAAACCACGCTCGCCCGCAAG GTAGCGGCGCTCGTCCGCAGTTCCGGCATCCCTTGCGTCGCCGTCTACAACGTCGAGCTGGACGACGCCACCGGCAGCTGCGACTCCGAGACGCCCTACTCGAGGCTTACCGCGGTGGCCACCGCGTTACGCGGCGCGACGATCGCGAAGCAGACCACCGCGGTGTCGAAATCCACGCCGCGCAAGGGGGCCGTCGGGCCGTCGGAGACGACTGTGTCGAGGCACCGCcacaaagtgcgcaaacgagtcTTGGTGGCCGTTAAAAGGCGGCGCCACTAG